The DNA window cacgggcgaatgatgctactctaaaatataaatcattattataggtttatcaaagtgtatttgggtaaagacatggtttggaagatggatttttgttgcactctcattaataccattttatttttttaacaaaaaaaaaaaaaaaaaaaagagttacatagtgtagctttaagcacAATGACTGAAGGAAAATTACTGtatgaaaaagagagaaatctTCTGTTACTGTaccttttaataaataaaacaaaatcaggaTATAACTGTAAAGTAGTGGTCAGCCCGATATAGGTTGTTCAATGGCCGATGCCAAAGATGATATCTTTAGAGCAGGTGGGCCAGTGTCTGATTTAATGCAGATATTTACAGAACACAAAAAAGCTAAAGATCtgggttacagttaggcactgacaatggaagtgattggggccaatctgtaaacgttaaaagacataaacaatgtgtttatgtggtaatcaacattacaaatgctgttgactgagcttaacttgctttgaacccagaatattccttaaatactACATTGACTCCCCTGTTAAGATCCTCAGTTCTCTTTTATCTCTTAAGAGAGCAAAGAGTTTGAAGACACTGATAATAGCTACTGACTAACTGCATAGTGATTTGCGTTACCTGCAACAATGGCACCCCACCACGGTAGTCCAATGCCAACATGCATAAACTCAAGCAGATTCTGGATCAAGCCCACAGGTGTGTTGCTGCCCAGGCCAAGCTCTGCTAGGCTGGGATCCGCACCAACCCCCTGCAGGACATCTAATGCTGAAAGAGGAGCCTCAGCAACTTGCTCTGTAATTGGTGATGTGACCGCTAGGGCGGGGTCAGCACTAGGACTTGGAATGGAGACTGGGGCTGATGCAGTAGCACCTACCAGTTCACTGGGAGTGGACACAGTTTGAACTGTTTCGGCAGCCTGTAAAGTAAGCAAAATAtgttttgctttgtcatatcacAAAACCTAATATAAGTGAAATAACAGCAGAGACAAGAGACCTGTTTtcgaaagaaaatgtgagtggtgcttgatGTGGCAAAGCCCTTCAACACAAAGTCCCACCATTGGCCATAGTACACTTCCCCTGAGTCAAAAGTGctcacccccatgtctctacaatgttctggtgccaTAGACAAGGGTGTTCCTATTTGGTtgctgttagggtgttctgggtgctcactagggcattgctaggcggttctggatggttgctaaggcattgctaagtAGTTGCTATGGTAcactggatggttgctaggcaaTCCCCATATATCTGCAATGATCTGGTGCCAAGGTATAGCTGCTTCTATATGGTTActagggtgctctggatggttgttagggtgtggaTAGGCAGTTTCCAAGGTGAAACTTTAAGGCTGCTTGCTAGCTCGAGTCAAATGACCCAACCCTGATTCTTTTCCTGAGATGCCCGATCGCTTATAAAAGTCATGGGTGTACTATAAGTGGTGCGGGACGAGTTAACTTCCATTTTGTATAAAAGGAGAAGaaaggagaagaagaaaaaagaagtaTGTGAGGTAATAAGTGATGCTTTGctaaagcaagcaccactaaatatATAATTCATAATGCAATAATGAAGTGCAAGGCAAACTAACTACTAGGGCATTAATTcggtcaattattattatttttttcaagaagtgtttatatttaaaatgtattttcagtaaaaagtgattttttcattggataatattttattttattttttcttctttttttgcattgctttgagaagatccaGAGATTCTTAAGGAAAgtttaaaataataagaaaatataaacatatcaGACTCTACTGTggaataatgtgaaatttagcattatagtAAGATTGATTTTAAACCATGCTGAGTGtttgtttattagtttatttattactttgactatgtttgtcaagtttcaattatagagaaaattatataagaggaattcgttttcatttataaagtatctAATTCATTGACTGGACTATCCAttaataggcattacaatatggtcaTTTAATATACAAACCAATATAGATTTGGCAGAAAACAATGACCATAATGTCATAAACAGGTATATTGCTACCATGATATataattactcatatcatgatataTGATTTGGGTCATAACGCCCACTTCTACAATCTACTAAATCAGAAACCCTCTGTTTTGAGCAACCCACCTGTGAGCTGTTGTGTCTGACTGCCACAGCACTGACCAGCAGGAACTGTCCATGGTTGTGACACCCAACAAGGGCCTTAACCAGTGGACCTCTACTTCTTCTGACAGTGTGAAGACTCGATCTTGGTTTATACCACTGAAACATCATAAGATTCAGAcagaatatgttttttatttatttattttttttactcaatgACCAAAGGACAATGgtctggttaggacccaatctaTAAGAGATCATTCATATAGATATCAGTAAGGGGGTAGTGACTGTGACAGGATGCTGTCAATAAAAATTCTATAAAGtttcaaaagaaaacagaaaagaaaTGTGTTACTTATCCCAACAAGAATCTCCGACTGTTCTTGACACTTTAGTTATTATTCAGCATGTTAACTGAACAAACACGttgtttctgaattcactgtTACACGGAATGCGTCGTTTTAACAGTTAAGTATTTTGAAGATAATCTACTAGTCTACACAAGCACAGCTCTGCACTTAGCTTTTAGCTTCTCTCAAAGTCATGCCTTGTGCAGAACTGCGATTCACGATATTCCACGGGAAACAAAGTCTTAACTACCAAATAAACTCGAATTACCTTGTTACCTGCCATTACAACAGGAACAGTGGAAATGCTCGCTGTGCTTGTTTGTCGAAACAAACATGTTGTAAAACATCCTGTGAGCACTCTGCCCCTGAGCGCAGCCATCGTTGACAGAGCAAACACATTGTACGGTGCGCGGATAGGGACAACGCGTTTAGTCACCGCCTCTTTTTCTTGACTCTTCAGCACTAAAGAGTCATACCCGCTTTTTGTCTGAATGCCTCGTTGATCATCTGTCAGTGCTGGTGGTCTTATGATAAAAGGATAAGAGTACCGCTTTTATTCTTGGTGTAgttttacacagatttttttttttttttttttactttatagaGAAAAATGACAGAAGAGGATGATAAATGGTATCAATATTCGGAAGATGCTGCAATAGTAAACGTATTCAGAAACCTACGTAAGTTCGTGACATTTTATTTTCTATAcgtttgttttgcatttaaactttttttattttattttttttatacaaaagtgTGTTAGAGaataaatatttgcttaaaaCATAAAGAACAAACGCAAAATCCCCTTTAAAACAAAAGTGAAACTAAAGATAAAAGGAAGTAGGctattttaatttataatgtgGAAATATAAACGAGAAtataaaagtgttttatttattttcaaatcaaGGAATCCAAAAACCACCGACCTCAGATCGTAATTTAGAAGAAAGAGCACCAAATGGAAAAGTGGACTCTGGTGGTGAGTGTACATTTGAAATAGATTTGTTAATCTTAAAATTGCTAACATGCCTATAATGCAAAATACTGTTGTACCATGTGTGAAACTGCTTAAATgcgtttttgttatttttgttattttttttatttatttatttttatttccttgtTATCAGTTGCATTGCCCTGTGGTCATCAAATGCCAACAGACTACGTTGTCGCCTGTTTCAAGTATTATATTAAAAAGGTGGGTACACTGTTCAGATATTGcctgacatttaaagggatagttcacccaaaaattctctcatcatttactcaccttcatgctatcccagatgtgtatgactttctttcttctgctgaacacaaacaaagattttttgaagaatatctcagctctgttggtccatacaatgaagctgaatggtggtcagaactttgaaggtccaaaaagcacataaaggcagcataaaggtaatccatacaaccccaggggttaaatccatgtcttcagaaatgatatgataagtgtgggtgagaaactgatcaatatttaagtcctgcccagtaggtggcaatatgcacaaagaatgcgaatagcCAAAACGAAAGTGCAAAAgtgcaaaagtgaaagtggagatttatagtaaaaaaaattggaagaaagaaagtcattcgggtttcaaacaacatgaaggtgagtaaataatgaccaaatttccttttttaggtgaactatccctttaactagttCTTGCTTTTTAGAAAGAGACTGAATTTACCTGCCCTCGGTttaatgagggtgagaaaaaaaactgtggagcAAAGCTCTCTTATCAGGAAGTCTGTGGACTGATACAACTGACGACCGAACAAAGGGGATTCTTAGAAGCGAACCTTGCTGCAATTGCTGCTAGACGTCTGTTTGACTTCAAATTTGTAAGACTCCTGTTTTTCCTGCATTTAATTTTTCTAATATTAATTCCctcaaatacacacaattaattttgtcTACATGTTGCAAAATAGACCAGTTAATGCAAATTAATGGATAATCATCTGTTTGATTGCCATTACATACAGTGTCCTGGATGTCTGTCTCATGTGGAAAGACGAGATAAGAGAAATCTGTGTGTGCACTGCACAGTGTGCACAGCAAACTTGAAACGGATTTACCACTTCTGCTGGAACTGCCAAAGGGAATGGAAGGGGGCGGTCCAAAATGCTGTACAGTGTGGCAACAATGACTGTGGAAAGAAAGTGGTAATATACACTGCAGAGAGTGAAATACACTGAATTATATAAAAACTCATACTTTCACAAGCAATCTCTGTTTCAGAGAAAAATCAAAGTTTTTGTCTATGTATGGAAcccaaatgttattttttttatctaacaaAATTATGTGTGATTATTTTTGCTTCTGAACAGATACTTCCAGATCTGCTTGTAAAATGCAAACCTGAGTTTAAACAGGAAAAGATAAAAAATGAGGGAGATGATGTAAGTAGATTTATAAGCTTACAGCATAATCTGTGTTTTAGTCCAAGATTAGTACTTTTCATCATTAGATAATATTAGTGTAACCATGACAAATAACATAATGTTGTAGTAATTGTCTAAAAGATGTTTGTGAATACCTTTTCCTCTATTTTCTCAAGATTTATCCAACAAAGGACAAATCCTTGCAAAGAAAGCGTCTGGCTCTGCTCATCAACAATGTTGAATTTGAATACTTAAGTAACAGGACTGGGGCAGACAAAGATGAGTTGAGTATGGAGAAACTACTGAATGCTCTGGGTTTTACTGTGGTGACACTCAGAGACCTCACTGCTCAGGTACCTGTATGCacttataataatacaaaaataatgcatactgtatataatactatGTATATACCTTTAAATAATATGTGCACTTAAGAATACCAGTATTATACAATATTATACTAACTAGACTATACTAGTAACCAGCATGTTGTTGATGGTTTTTAGGGTATGAGTGCTGCCATGCGTGACTTTGCCAAGCGAGAGGAGCATGTCCAATCAGACAGCTGCTTTGTGGTGTTCATGTCCCATGGAAATGGCAGTGGAATTGTTGGGACTTCATACATAAATAATTCTAATGGGGAAGAGGACATTTTCTTTACAGATGAAATTTTTAATTGCTTGAACACTCCAAACTGTGCTGGACTGCGAGACAAACCAAAAATCATCCTTATCCAGGCGTGTAGAGGTGGTAAGCTAAAGATCTATTATTCATGCATtgtattaaaaatatctctaaatctTTTAAAAGTTCATTGTAATGCTGAAATACACAACAGTATGCCCTCACCAGTCCAAAAAACTGTTAATGTGTTAATGACTCATAAGGAGCCAAATgagcataataaaacaaaacaaaataataaaacattcttaaaggaatagttcacccaaaaatgaaaattctctcattattcacttaccctgatgccattccagatgtgtatgactgtctttctgcagcagaacataaatgaagatttttagaggaagatagacctctgtcaggtccttataatagaagttcacgggtgccagcactttgacggtccaaaagtaatatttaggcagcataaaagtaatccacacgactccagtcgatcaattaatgtcttctgaagcaaatcaatatgtttgtgtaaaaagaaatcgataattaaaacgcaattaacttttaaaaagcgctttcTGCCAGCAGCTGATGCGAAGCGTGACGTAAGTGTATTGGCGAGTTCACGCAAGAATTCGGAAGCagcacttatttacaacagaagaacgaacatcacgtgagagtttggccatttcaTACCttatcagagccctggatggaagcaccGATttattatcgacttgtttcttacataaacctatcgattagcttcagaagacattaattgatcgactggagtcacatggattacttttatgctgcctaaatgtgacttttggaccgtcaaagtgctggcaccagtgtacttccattataaggacctgacagaggtctatcttcttctaaaaatcttcatttgtgttctgctgaagaaagacagttatacacatctgggatggcatcagggtaagagaataatgagagaattttcatttttggttgaactattcctttaaactgcaaATTAAACTCAATTTATGTACATTCGAGAATATTTGATGTGTTAGTGCCCCACAAATATATATGGTGACAAATAGGCTATGTCCCTGATTGCTTAGTGTCTCATGCTATAGGTAATGATGGCAGTATAATCGTCCAGGACAGTGTGCCAGCGAACAATAGAAAAAAAGAGCACCGTGAGAAAGACTTCTGCTGCCTGAGATCCTCTACTCCAggtataaaaaaaattcagactgATTCCAGTTGCTTAATATAGTAATATTTACTATTTAAAACTGTATGTATTACATTGTCCACAAAGAACAGTATAACTTTCACTGGCTGATCGCTCTGGAAAATCAGCGACAGGAGGCCAATTGTCTGCTAAATTGTAAAGAGGCCAAAGCTGGAACTAGGGTTGTGTCACATGTACAACAGCATTGAGACCTAAACTGCGTTATTTCACTTATTTCTTTGAATGAATATGACGTGAAAGGCACTGTACATCAGATTTTCTGAAACATTTGAgttgtaattacattaatatagtcctaacccaaaccctaaacctaaccataacagtATTGTGACCAAAACATTTGAGGATTGTTTGGCAATATTTGAGTAATATCTCCTAACcgaaaccctaaacctaatacagaccaaaacagcattctttcactTACAGTAATTCTGTGCAAACGTATAGTTGGAGATCATATTGGATGTGACGTCAAAGGCACAGCATGGGCAGTTTCAGGGTATAAACATTCACCACATGGTGGCACTTGTCCAGAATTCAGCACATTGGGTCCGActtcagatggaaaaatatttGGAACTAACATGCCattttccagtgtgatcatgttgaacatTTGTATTGATACAGACtttatgtatattgttttaatgcCTTATATATGCAATATTTGGTTTACATACACAAGAACACAATACAGTCCTAAAATAAATTTGTATTCTTTGTACAGATACTGTGTCATACAGGCATGAAAAGAAAGGCTCAGATTTCATCCAGGATATTGCAGAAATATTTAATCATCATGCCCACCACGACCACATTGAGGAGCTCTTCAGAAAGGCAATGttgaaatattttgatttattatttattattgtgttAGTATAAAACTGTATGTCATTAATTGTAACTCATAAAGGTCCCttgtaactttatacagaaataaGATCAGTACAAATTATTACgaattacagtatattacaaagtatagaaaaaaaaaactgtttcttttttagatgtttttaaaaaaatatgccttaacatgtttttatttattacacaGGTCCTCAAAAAGTTTAAGGAGAAACATCCTGATCAAATGCCATGCAAAGAAAGAACAACATTATCAAAGAAGTTCTACCTCTTCCCTGGGCTGTGAGACGCAATAACTATACAACTtgaaatctcatttgcatatTAGAAATGTGGTTATGTaagctttatattttttattaactcatgaagtttttatatatagttctgaaaaagtacaaaaatgaATAGGCCTAatgaaaaattacaaaatgtaaataccttcatttaaaaaatttatcaATTATTTTCATGCATTTAAGGACTGACATCTTTAGAtatgaaaataatgcaattatGCTAATAGTTTGCCAAGAAATATGTTTGCCAAGGAATATCATAAAACTAACCCACTGAATGTAATGTGCACAGTTATCTTAAGAGGTGGGCTCAATTTCAATCAAGAGAATCAAATTTACATAATCATTATGAACTCTGTAAACTTTTGTTGTTAAACAGAACATTTATGGAGCAGCCTGAAATAAGGATAAAAAGATTAGATTCAAAAAGTTCTTAA is part of the Myxocyprinus asiaticus isolate MX2 ecotype Aquarium Trade chromosome 2, UBuf_Myxa_2, whole genome shotgun sequence genome and encodes:
- the casp23 gene encoding caspase-23, which gives rise to MTEEDDKWYQYSEDAAIVNVFRNLRIQKPPTSDRNLEERAPNGKVDSGVALPCGHQMPTDYVVACFKYYIKKKETEFTCPRFNEGEKKNCGAKLSYQEVCGLIQLTTEQRGFLEANLAAIAARRLFDFKFCPGCLSHVERRDKRNLCVHCTVCTANLKRIYHFCWNCQREWKGAVQNAVQCGNNDCGKKVILPDLLVKCKPEFKQEKIKNEGDDIYPTKDKSLQRKRLALLINNVEFEYLSNRTGADKDELSMEKLLNALGFTVVTLRDLTAQGMSAAMRDFAKREEHVQSDSCFVVFMSHGNGSGIVGTSYINNSNGEEDIFFTDEIFNCLNTPNCAGLRDKPKIILIQACRGGNDGSIIVQDSVPANNRKKEHREKDFCCLRSSTPDTVSYRHEKKGSDFIQDIAEIFNHHAHHDHIEELFRKVLKKFKEKHPDQMPCKERTTLSKKFYLFPGL